From the genome of Anopheles merus strain MAF chromosome X, AmerM5.1, whole genome shotgun sequence, one region includes:
- the LOC121594528 gene encoding inhibin beta chain isoform X2 — protein sequence MHTWTLDPGERERGGETIPGHQFFTFPSLNSIPSSMDGTMRVYNATLWIRLELKLKPKSKANKGSGSMAGTDSHWNIHGGNKVLVLWVFRIINGSKPAETMSKEEEFSKHTEMIAKHTIPLETGLGWQQIDLTNAVRQWHGEKRNDSLKLFVDCSGCGNKIRVHIFEHAANHHHLAHLARVGLYGSSRKQKPVLMMDGAPRSVVKAKHPKSQERKVAYGEGTDDDYNRPHLFVSLATTQVRRLRRRALDCTGAPNEQCCKQKFYVDFKALKWDDWIIRPHGYYANYCKGSCHLADRFSSEYHYVIDQYRRQGGAGNRGLGKMHHKAGGGGGGGAGGGAGLAGIHQCCAPVKYSPMSLIFYGPDGRIIKQDLAKMIVEECGCP from the exons ATGCACACCTGGACTCTGGACCCcggggagagggagaggggaG GCGAAACCATTCCCGGCCATCAGTTCTTTACCTTTCCCTCGCTCAACTCGATACCGTCCTCGATGGATGGTACGATGCGGGTGTACAATGCGACCCTCTGGATCCGGCTGGAGCTGAAGCTGAAGCCGAAGAGCAAGGCGAACAAGGGGAGTGGCAGTATGGCCGGCACGGACAGCCACTGGAACATCCACGGCGGCAACAAGGTGCTCGTGCTGTGGGTGTTTCGCATCATCAACGGATCCAAGCCGGCGGAAACGATGAGCAAGGAGGAG GAGTTCTCGAAGCACACGGAAATGATAGCGAAGCACACGATCCCGCTCGAAACCGGGCTCGGCTGGCAGCAGATCGATCTGACCAACGCGGTCCGCCAGTGGCACGGCGAGAAGCGCAACGACAGCCTGAAGCTGTTCGTCGACTGTTCCGGCTGCGGCAACAAGATCCGGGTGCACATCTTCGAGCACGCggccaaccaccaccatctgGCGCACCTCGCCCGGGTCGGGCTGTACGGCAGCAGCCGGAAGCAGAAGCCGGTGCTGATGATGGACGGTGCGCCCCGGTCAGTGGTGAAGGCGAAGCATCCGAAGAGCCAGGAGCGCAAGGTCGCGTACGGCGAGGGCACGGACGACGACTACAACCGGCCGCACCTGTTCGTCAGCCTGGCGACGACGCAGGTCCGCCGGTTGCGGCGCCGCGCCCTCGACTGTACAGGGGCGCCGAACGAGCAGTGCTGCAAGCAAAAGTTCTACGTCGACTTTAAGGCGCTCAAGTGGGACGACTGGATTATAAGACCGCACGGGTACTACGCGAACTACTGCAAGGGCAGCTGCCATCTGGCGGACCGGTTCAGCTCCGAGTACCATTACGTGATCGACCAGTACCGGCGGCAGGGCGGCGCCGGGAACCGGGGGCTCGGCAAGATGCATCACAAGGCGGGCGGCGGGGGCGGTGGGGGAGCGGGCGGGGGCGCTGGATTGGCCGGGATTCATCAGTGCTGTGCGCCGGTCAAGTACTCGCCCATGTCGCTGATCTTTTACGGACCGGACGGGCGCATCATCAAGCAGGATCTGGCGAAGATGATCGTGGAGGAGTGCGGCTGCCCGTGA
- the LOC121589509 gene encoding uncharacterized protein LOC121589509 — protein MDDAFRRTKRPTRTRCCTCRCGTRASGSCARPGSAASGSRRPTTCRLRRGPPPRCCSGSCPARCSRCTCWWATSSSTLRSAAPRSGRTRSGGRSPTSRRSRSRATCTRCCPSTIGSRFRCRIRRCRATTVPPTTSPTTSRNRSCPVGHIIILTAIPYGNPRGGFILKFNENGSKRQALHFNPRFDPHYVVVRNSHASDALDFRQEERSGGFPFIIDQQFKLAIGLAEQEFRFAINGSRFETYAYRAPRQLDVLNGFRIECTGGLQLEVTAVDHYYSGVPSCAGFEEYSDPDVDIM, from the exons ATGGACGAC GCTTTCAGACGGACAAAACGGCCGACGCGGACGCGCTGCTGCACCTGTCGGTGCGGTACGAGGGCCAGCGGATCGTGCGCACGGCCCGGCTCGGCGGCCAGTGGCAGCCGGCGGCCGACGACGTGCCGGCTGAGGAGGGGGCCACCGCCAAGGTGCTGCAGCGGCTCGTGCCCGGCAAGGTGTTCACGCTGTACGTGCTGGTGGGCGACCAGCAGTTCCACGTTGCGCTCGGCGGCACCCCGGTCGGGACGTACCCGATCCGGGGGCCGCTCGCCGACATCAAGGCGATCGCGATCACGCGCGACGTGCACCAGGTGCTGTCCGTCGACCATCGGCAGTCGTTTCCGGTGCCGTATCCGGCGCTGCAGGGCGACGACGGTACCGCCTACTACTTCTCCAACGACGTCCCGAAACCGTTCCTGCCCGGTAG GCCACATCATCATCCTGACCGCCATCCCGTACGGCAATCCGCGCGGCGGCTTCATCCTGAAGTTCAACGAGAACGGCAGCAAGCGGCAGGCACTGCACTTCAATCCCCGCTTCGATCCGCACTACGTGGTCGTGCGGAATTCGCACGCGTCCGACGCGCTCGA CTTCCGGCAGGAGGAACGGTCCGGCGGCTTCCCCTTCATCATCGACCAGCAGTTCAAGCTGGCGATCGGGCTGGCGGAGCAGGAGTTCCGGTTCGCCATCAACGGGAGCAGGTTCGAGACGTACGCGTACAGGGCGCCCCGCCAGCTGGACGTGCTGAACGGCTTCCGCATCGAGTGTACCGGCGGGCTGCAGCTGGAGGTGACCGCCGTCGACCATTACTACTCGGGCGTCCCGAGCTGTGCCGGCTTCGAGGAGTACTCCGACCCGGACGTCGACATCATGtag
- the LOC121596883 gene encoding chondroadherin-like, translating into MRASRIIIILLASFGAVAPEQYEDAATLCDRCACVIANRTRAVHGYDLLDCSRKGLTHMIGGWPARFDTAEPEREIVLSLSGNNLTRLEQLPATNTTLVFSCRHCNLASVAGGLFLDTANVLRVDLSHNRLTGDALTAAVFRGQYVGEDSALLLQLDELDLGANAIGHLEEDAFEHIVSLRELSLARNPLGKLAGGTARALAQLVNLEHLDLSYAELTELDESVFGGMRSLHELDLRGNRLGAVPEALYPLAALHTLNLAENPIEVLSFAQPLDYLFELNVSSMPLLHTVEVDSFAHVRMLRTLLARNNTPLEVFDMTILHHLTDLRELDLSQSMLKHLHPPNGSVALPPAAYLNVLEILLLHENPWHCDCALQKVLRYIHFFSHSDYEDEDDTRCETPHLLAAMHLVDLYYIDVCDQPEEGPAGPMYEKPAFLRPGAIFLSLLSVGIVVGLGIIIGLVIVCLKRRLAAQGLGFTSAPVRYTSVRESTTSTVFQP; encoded by the exons ATGAGAGCATCAAGAATC aTAATAATATTGCTGGCGAGCTTCGGTGCGGTCGCGCCGGAGCAGTACGAGGACGCGGCGACGCTCTGCGACAGGTGCGCGTGCGTGATCGCGAACCGGACCAGGGCGGTGCACGGGTACGACCTGCTGGACTGCTCGCGCAAGGGGCTGACGCACATGATCGGGGGCTGGCCGGCCCGGTTCGAcactgccgagccggagcgcGAGATCGTCCTGTCGCTGTCCGGGAACAACCTCACCCGGCTGGAGCAGCTGCCCGCGACCAACACGACGCTGGTGTTCAGCTGCCGCCACTGCAACCTGGCCAGCGTGGCGGGCGGGCTGTTCCTCGACACCGCCAACGTGCTGCGGGTCGACCTCAGCCACAACCGGCTGACGGGCGATGCGCTTACGGCGGCGGTGTTCCGCGGCCAGTACGTCGGCGAGGAcagcgcgctgctgctgcagctggacGAGCTCGATCTGGGCGCGAACGCGATCGGCCACCTGGAGGAGGACGCGTTCGAGCACATCGTGAGCCTGCGGGAGCTGTCCCTTGCCCGCAACCCGCTCGGCAAGCTGGCGGGCGGTACGGCGCGCGCCCTCGCCCAGCTCGTCAACCTGGAGCATCTCGACCTGTCGTACGCCGAGCTGACCGAGCTGGACGAGAGCGTGTTCGGCGGGATGCGGTCGCTCCACGAGCTCGACCTGCGGGGCAACCGGCTGGGCGCGGTACCGGAGGCGCTCTATCCGCTCGCCGCGCTGCACACGCTCAATCTGGCGGAAAACCCGATCGAGGTGCTGAGCTTCGCCCAGC CACTCGACTATCTGTTTGAGCTGAACGTGAGCAGCATGCCGTTGCTGCACACCGTCGAGGTGGACTCGTTTGCGCACGTGCGCATGCTGCGCACGCTGCTCGCGCGCAACAACACGCCGCTGGAGGTGTTCGACATGACCATACTGCACCATCTGACCGATCTGCGCGAG CTCGACCTGTCGCAGTCGATGCTGAAGCATCTGCACCCACCGAACGGCAGTGTGGCCCTGCCGCCCGCCGCCTACCTGAACGTGCTCGagatactgctgctgcacgagAACCCGTGGCACTGCGACTGTGCGCTGCAGAAGGTGCTCCGCTACATCCACTTCTTCTCCCACTCGGACtacgaggacgaggacgatACGCGCTGCGAAACGCCCCACTTGCTGGCCGCGATGCACCTGGTCGACCTGTACTACATCGACGTGTGCGACCAGCCGGAGGAGGGCCCGGCCGGGCCGATGTACGAGAAGCCGGCCTTCCTGCGCCCGGGCGCCATCTTTCTCTCGCTGCTGTCGGTCGGCATCGTCGTCGGGCTCGGCATCATCATCGGGCTGGTGATCGTGTGTCTCAAGCGCCGGCTGGCGGCCCAGGGGCTCGGCTTTACCTCCGCGCCGGTCCGCTACACCTCGGTGCGCGAAAGCACCACGTCCACCGTTTTTCAGCCGTAG
- the LOC121594528 gene encoding inhibin beta chain isoform X1, whose translation MWPVATGQLSVPANVVSMVVACQVVRLGSTDGETIPGHQFFTFPSLNSIPSSMDGTMRVYNATLWIRLELKLKPKSKANKGSGSMAGTDSHWNIHGGNKVLVLWVFRIINGSKPAETMSKEEEFSKHTEMIAKHTIPLETGLGWQQIDLTNAVRQWHGEKRNDSLKLFVDCSGCGNKIRVHIFEHAANHHHLAHLARVGLYGSSRKQKPVLMMDGAPRSVVKAKHPKSQERKVAYGEGTDDDYNRPHLFVSLATTQVRRLRRRALDCTGAPNEQCCKQKFYVDFKALKWDDWIIRPHGYYANYCKGSCHLADRFSSEYHYVIDQYRRQGGAGNRGLGKMHHKAGGGGGGGAGGGAGLAGIHQCCAPVKYSPMSLIFYGPDGRIIKQDLAKMIVEECGCP comes from the exons ATGTGGCCGGTGGCGACCGGGCAGCTCAGCGTACCGGCGAACGTCGTCAGCATGGTCGTGGCGTGTCAGGTCGTCCGGCTCGGCTCGACGGATG GCGAAACCATTCCCGGCCATCAGTTCTTTACCTTTCCCTCGCTCAACTCGATACCGTCCTCGATGGATGGTACGATGCGGGTGTACAATGCGACCCTCTGGATCCGGCTGGAGCTGAAGCTGAAGCCGAAGAGCAAGGCGAACAAGGGGAGTGGCAGTATGGCCGGCACGGACAGCCACTGGAACATCCACGGCGGCAACAAGGTGCTCGTGCTGTGGGTGTTTCGCATCATCAACGGATCCAAGCCGGCGGAAACGATGAGCAAGGAGGAG GAGTTCTCGAAGCACACGGAAATGATAGCGAAGCACACGATCCCGCTCGAAACCGGGCTCGGCTGGCAGCAGATCGATCTGACCAACGCGGTCCGCCAGTGGCACGGCGAGAAGCGCAACGACAGCCTGAAGCTGTTCGTCGACTGTTCCGGCTGCGGCAACAAGATCCGGGTGCACATCTTCGAGCACGCggccaaccaccaccatctgGCGCACCTCGCCCGGGTCGGGCTGTACGGCAGCAGCCGGAAGCAGAAGCCGGTGCTGATGATGGACGGTGCGCCCCGGTCAGTGGTGAAGGCGAAGCATCCGAAGAGCCAGGAGCGCAAGGTCGCGTACGGCGAGGGCACGGACGACGACTACAACCGGCCGCACCTGTTCGTCAGCCTGGCGACGACGCAGGTCCGCCGGTTGCGGCGCCGCGCCCTCGACTGTACAGGGGCGCCGAACGAGCAGTGCTGCAAGCAAAAGTTCTACGTCGACTTTAAGGCGCTCAAGTGGGACGACTGGATTATAAGACCGCACGGGTACTACGCGAACTACTGCAAGGGCAGCTGCCATCTGGCGGACCGGTTCAGCTCCGAGTACCATTACGTGATCGACCAGTACCGGCGGCAGGGCGGCGCCGGGAACCGGGGGCTCGGCAAGATGCATCACAAGGCGGGCGGCGGGGGCGGTGGGGGAGCGGGCGGGGGCGCTGGATTGGCCGGGATTCATCAGTGCTGTGCGCCGGTCAAGTACTCGCCCATGTCGCTGATCTTTTACGGACCGGACGGGCGCATCATCAAGCAGGATCTGGCGAAGATGATCGTGGAGGAGTGCGGCTGCCCGTGA
- the LOC121593676 gene encoding syndetin has translation MEKVEEIKFKVLELINKKKEVKIPKMGFTDYYVQQQQVARVAATPAGQGAHTKATAPGSATAPLPEYDWVDEIVGRGRGGGEQAATDSEQAASDQEVLESTEAIYFDGGSNTGLHELRKLSESGQLLDCGSIEQSMGVLRRQHRVISKKVLQLILEQRAACDGEFQRIRDTERLLRDTVTMCRAARTKLDTSKLLLTTTNLEILAAYKKRQTLVNLLRTLNALKSMRSIDQRLQRRLTDADYGGAIAILLENKNLSQRFHQYRCVESLSHKLQDTLLLTEVQLESVLGEMPSEFEPARYQKLQEAYQLLGKQLIAMDQLHMNFVSSVHTAAFTVLRQHMEVSVEESKKLTYEQMCECVPMDRYVHCLTELCRAFWKILVSYHQIRCWHQNRCLYEKAPGGPEAETGTGSGGDRSSAAFQQEYIRQKLESGQFRLWNDIQAKVCVFIGSGRLHALKYDQFVQVLAIVQRLKKVGGEFCDSRSEKLLGAMQRQSMEFFRRYHAACLEEIGLFFDHEVWVPIGSFHDVTQLQEYRNFRHALARTAAAAAAAASAVSPGSSAAVARASPAGTDLLPDSASSLHSQDESSLYGSCGYFLRFTEKSSPFDGGFDSTMLEEDILAGIADESSYYCSEDSSDNSNEQPAGSPGSPRHGPAAPAATPQPPLVVVNTSLTVLRCIGRYLYFCKLLHPITPQIVRSMAELIDYYLYSVHDLFSADLPVPRDNLASGRLRAALQRIQTELLPKLRRVWPLSDEMVRPDLADPDTLYGLQKRIVASESCVTLVAQFRQMESYLGGLLGGGATDAGEDGWTQGALREYLARTGEYVPDVRKPIFMCSTARVIDLQAVLNAMAKVKWDVNHVNVQHSPYIDTINRGIQYFAMKLEEQTSTVMLPPDVLWDSFVHVLTHLLVEGFSNAKKCSAGGRALMQLDFTHFWSLLEIVSGGKHPEHRAYVEQYVKAYYLPKDLLEQWLLEPRGYSPKHLAGLVQCACSSDKKTRQRLLALVESVPSPAAGMPGPAANPVQQPAGDGAA, from the exons ATGGAGAAGGTGGAGGAAATCAAGTTCAAAGTTCTGGAGCTCATCAACAAAAAG aAAGAGGTAAAAATTCCAAAGATGGGCTTCACGGACTActacgtgcagcagcagcaggtagcGCGGGTCGCGGCTACACCCGCCGGCCAGGGCGCTCACACGAAAGCGACCGCGCCCGGATCGGCCACCGCCCCGCTGCCCGAGTACGACTGGGTGGACGAGATCGTGGGCCGGGGTAGGGGGGGCGGCGAGCAGGCCGCCACCGACAGCGAGCAGGCCGCCTCCGACCAGGAGGTGCTGGAGTCGACCGAGGCGATCTACTTCGACGGCGGCAGCAACACCGGGCTGCACGAGCTGCGCAAGCTGTCCGAGTCGGGCCAGCTGCTCGACTGCGGCTCGATCGAGCAGTCGATGGGTGTGCTGCGCCGGCAGCACCGCGTCATCTCGAAGAAGGTGCTGCAGCTCATACTGGAGCAGCGGGCCGCCTGCGACGGGGAGTTCCAGCGCATCCGCGACACGGAGCGGCTGCTGCGCGACACGGTCACGATGTGCCGGGCGGCCCGCACCAAGCTCGACACGTCGAAGCTGCTGCTGACCACGACCAACCTGGAGATACTGGCGGCGTACAAGAAGCGCCAGACGCTGGTCAACCTGCTGCGCACGCTGAACGCGCTGAAGAGCATGCGGTCGATCGACCAGCGGCTGCAGCGCCGGCTGACCGACGCGGACTACGGCGGGGCGATCGCGATCCTGCTCGAGAACAAGAATCTGTCCCAGCGGTTCCACCAGTACCGGTGCGTCGAGTCGCTGTCGCACAAGCTGCAGgacacgctgctgctgacggAGGTGCAGCTGGAGAGCGTGCTCGGCGAGATGCCGTCCGAGTTCGAGCCGGCCCGGTACCAGAAGCTGCAGGAGGCGTACCAGCTGCTCGGCAAGCAGCTGATCGCGATGGACCAGCTGCACATGAACTTCGTGTCGTCGGTGCACACGGCCGCGTTCACCGTGCTGCGGCAGCACATGGAGGTAAGCGTGGAGGAGAGCAAGAAGCTGACGTACGAGCAGATGTGCGAGTGCGTCCCGATGGACCGGTATGTGCACTGTCTGACCGAGCTGTGCCGGGCGTTCTGGAAGATACTGGTGTCGTACCATCAGATccgctgctggcaccagaacCGCTGCCTGTACGAGAAAGCACCCGGTGGCCCCGAGGCGGAGACGGGGACCGGATCGGGGGGCGATCGTTCGTCGGCCGCCTTCCAGCAGGAGTACATCCGGCAGAAGCTCGAGAGCGGCCAGTTCCGGCTGTGGAACGACATCCAGGCGAAGGTGTGCGTGTTCATCGGGAGCGGCCGGCTGCACGCCCTCAAGTACGACCAGTTCGTGCAGGTGCTCGCGATCGTGCAGCGGCTGAAGAAGGTGGGCGGCGAGTTTTGCGACAGCCGGTCGGAGAAGCTGCTCGGCGCGATGCAGCGCCAGAGTATGGAGTTTTTCCGGCGGTACCACGCCGCCTGCCTCGAGGAGATCGGGCTGTTCTTCGACCACGAGGTGTGGGTACCGATCGGCAGCTTTCACGACGTCACGCAGCTGCAGGAGTATCGCAACTTTCGGCACGCGCTTGCACgcacggcggcggcggcggctgcggccGCATCGGCAGTCTCGCCCGGCAGTTCGGCGGCCGTGGCGCGGGCAAGCCCGGCCGGCACGGACCTGCTGCCGGACAGTGCCTCCTCGCTGCACTCGCAGGACGAAAGCTCGCTGTACGGGTCGTGCGGGTACTTCCTGCGCTTTACCGAGAAAAGCTCCCCGTTTGACGGCGGGTTCGACAGCACGATGCTGGAGGAGGACATACTGGCGGGCATTGCGGACGAGTCGTCCTACTACTGCTCGGAGGACAGCAGCGACAACAGCAACGAGCAGCCGGCCGGCTCGCCGGGCTCGCCGCGCCACGGACCGGCCGCACCGGCGGCGACCCCGCAGCCCCCGCTCGTCGTCGTCAACACGTCGCTGACCGTGCTGCGGTGCATCGGCCGCTACCTGTACTTCTGCAAGCTGCTGCACCCGATCACGCCACAGATCGTGCGCTCGATGGCGGAGCTGATCGACTACTATCTGTACTCGGTGCACGACCTGTTCTCGGCCGATCTGCCCGTCCCGCGCGACAATCTGGCGAGCGGGCGGCTGCGGGCCGCGTTGCAGCGCATCCAGACCGAGCTGCTGCCGAAGCTGCGCCGCGTTTGGCCGCTGTCGGACGAGATGGTGCGGCCGGATCTGGCCGACCCGGACACGCTGTACGGGCTGCAGAAGCGCATCGTCGCCTCGGAGAGCTGCGTCACGCTGGTCGCGCAGTTCCGGCAGATGGAGTCGTACCTGGGCGGGCTGCTCGGGGGCGGCGCTACGGACGCCGGCGAGGACGGCTGGACGCAGGGGGCGCTGCGCGAGTATCTCGCGCGCACCGGCGAGTACGTGCCGGATGTGCGCAAGCCCATCTTCATGTGCTCGACCGCGCGCGTCATCGATCTGCAGGCGGTGCTGAACGCGATGGCCAAGGTGAAGTGGGACGTGAACCACGTGAACGTGCAGCACTCGCCGTACATCGACACAATCAATCGG GGCATACAGTACTTCGCGATGAAGCTGGAAGAGCAAACCTCCACCGTGATGCTGCCGCCGGACGTGCTGTGGGATAGCTTTGTGCACGTGCTGACACATCTGCTCGTCGAGGG CTTTTCGAACGCGAAAAAGTGCTCCGCCGGGGGCCGGGCGCTGATGCAGCTCGACTTTACCCACTTCTGGTCGCTGCTCGAGATCGTGTCCGGCGGCAAGCATCCCGAGCACCGGGCGTACGTCGAGCAGTACGTGAAGGCGTACTACCTGCCGAAGGATCTGCTCGAACAGTGGCTGCTGGAGCCGCGCGGCTACTCGCCCAAACATCTGGCCGGGCTGGTGCAGTGTGCGTGCAGCAGCGACAAGAAAACGCGCCAGCGGCTGCTGGCCCTGGTCGAGTCGGTCCCTAGTCCAGCCGCCGGCATGCCCGGTCCGGCCGCCAACCCGGTGCAGCAACCGGCGGGCGATGGGGCGGCCTAA